A stretch of DNA from Cellulomonas xiejunii:
GGAGCGCGGCCGGGATGAGGACCTTCCACCCGATCTTCATGAACTGGTCGTAGCGGAACCGCAGCACCGAGCCCCGGATCCACACGAACACGAACATGAACAGCCAGACCTTGGCGACGAACCACAGGACGGGCCACCAGCCGGTGTTGAACATGCCGTCGTTGATGGCCGAGATCGGCCACGGGGCACGCCAGCCGCCGAAGAACAGGGTGGTCGCGACCGCCGAGACGTTGAGCATGTTGATGTACTCGGCGAGGAAGAACCACGCGAACTTCATCGACGAGTACTCGGTGGTGTAGCCGCCGACGAGCTCGCCCTCGGCCTCGGGCAGGTCGAACGGCAGACGGTTCGTCTCGCCGACCATCGAGATGAGGTAGATGACGAACGCGGGCAGCAGCGGCAGGAACCACCAGACCTGCGTCTGGGAGTCGACGATCTGGGAGGTCGACATCGACCCGGCCATGATGAACACGCTGACCAGGGACAGGCCCATCGCGAGCTCGTAGGAGATGACCTGCGCGGTGGAACGGACCCCGCCGAGCAGCGGGTACGTCGAGTTGGACGACCAGCCGCCGAGCACGATGCCGTACACGCCGACCGCGGCGCACGCGAGGATGTACAGCACCGCGACCGAGAAGTCCGTGAGCTGCAGCGGCGTCACGACGCCGAAGATGCTCACCTCGGGTCCGAACGGGATGACCGCGAACACCAGCAGCGAGCACAGCACCGCGATCATCGGCGCGAGGATGTAGACCAGCTTGTCGGCCGCCTTGACGGTGACGTCCTCCTTGACCAGGAGCTTCATCGCGTCGGCGAGCGACTGCAGCAGGCCGAAAGGTCCGTGCACGTTGGGTCCGGGCCGCAGCTGCATGCGACCCACGACGCGGCGCTCGAACCAGATCGCGATGAGCACGCTGGTCAGCAGGAAGACGATGATCGCGACCGCCTTGAGCAGCCAGACCCAGAACACGTCCTGGCTGAAGTCCGCGACGACCGGGGCGACAGCCCCGTCGCCGACGGCGGTCGGCAGCGCGCCCAGCGCCGTGGCCAGCACGCTCATGCCCGCTCCTCCTCGTCCACGCGGACGCCGGCGACGGCCTCCGCAGCGTCCCCGGTGAGCCCGGAGTCCGCATGTGCCGTGACGCCGGGGGCGTCGCTGCGGCCCACCGGCGCGAGCGCCACGACCGTGCCACCGACCGCGCCCAGCACGTCGCGCACCGCGGCGCCACGCGGGTTCGTCGCGAGCCACACGACGTGGTCCGCCATCTCGGTGACCTGCACGGGGACCGTGATCGTGCCGCGGTCGGTGCTGACAGCCACGTCGTCGCCGTCGGCCACACCCGCCGCCTGCGCCGTGACCGGCGAGACGCGGGCGACCGGCTGCTTCGCCGTGCCCGCCAGGTACGGCTCACCGTCCTGCAGGCGACCGGCGTCCAGGAGCTGGTGCCACGTCGCGAGCACCGCGTGGCCCGGGGGCACCGCGGGCGGCTCGTCCGAGCCCGTCGCGGGCCGCTCGACCCGCGCGCCGTCCCAGCCACCGAGCTGGTCGAGCTCGGCGTGCACGTCCGCCAGCGTCAGCAGGCCCAGGTCGGCCCCGAGCGCGTCGGCGAGCCGGTCGAGCACGCGGAAGTCCGACAGCTGCGTCGTCGTCAGCACCTGCGCGAACGGGCGCGGACGCCCCTCCCACGTCACGTACGTCCCGGCCTTCTCGACCGGCGGCGCCACGGGAAGCACGACGTCCGCGAGGTCGGTGACCTCGCTGCGCCGTACCTCGAGCGACACCAGGAACGGGACCGCGGCCAGCGCGGCACGAGCCAGCACGGGGTCGCCGTGGTCGGCCGGGTCCACGCCACCGACGAGGAGCGCACCGAGCTGCCCCGCTGCCGCGGCAGCGAGGATCTCGTCCGCGCTGCGTCCCGGTGCGGCCGGCAGGTCGTCGACGCCCCACACGGCGGCCACGTCCACGCGGGCCGACGCGTCGCTCACCGGACGACCGCCCGGCAGCAGCGTCGGCAGCGTGCCCGCCTCGACCGCGCCGCGCTCGCCGGCGCGCCGCGGGATCCACGCGACGCGGGCACCCGTGCGCTCCGCGAGCCGGAGCACGGCGGTCAGGGCGCCCGGCACGGTCGCCGCGCGCTCGCCCACGAGGATGACCGCGCCGTCGGCGGCCAGCGCCTCGGCGGTGGTGCCGAGCACGTCCTGCGCGCCCGTGGTGATCGCGTCGAGCACCTCGGGCTCCGTGCCCGGGGCCGCCGGCAGCAGCGTGCCGTCGAGCCGTTCGAGGCCGCGGCTCGCGAGAGCGGCGAGCGAGAACACCCGCGTGCGGCCGGCCACGACGGAGCCGCGCAGGCGCAGGAAGAGGATGCCGCCCTCCTCCTCGGGCTCGTACCCGACGCACAGCACAGCCGGCGCGGCCACGAGGTCGCCGAACGTCACCTGCAGCGTGCGACCGGCGACGTGGTACCCGAGGAACGTCTCCTCCTCCGCGGAGTGCGGACGCGCGCGGTGGTCGACGTCGTTGGTGCCGAGCACGGTGCGCGCGAGCTTGGAGTACGCGTAGGCGTCCTCGAGCGTCACGCGGCCACCGGGGAGCACGCCGACGGTCGCGCCGCGCAGCCCGGCCGCGGCGGTGTCGAGCGCCTCGGTCCACGAGCACGGCTCGAGCTCGCTGCGCGTGCCGTCCGCCAGCCGCCGACGCACCATCGGCGTCGTGACGCGGTCCGGTGCCGACTGCCAGTGGAACGCGAACCGGTCCTTGTCGCTGACCCACTCCTGGTTGACCGCCGGGTCGTCGCCCGCGAGGCGTCGCAGGACGACGCCGCGGCGGTGGTCGACACGGATCGCCGACCCGTTGGCGTCGTGCTCCGCGATCGAGGCTGCGGACACGAGGTCGAACGGGCGGGCGCGGAACCGGTAGGCGGCGGACGTGAGCGCACCGACCGGGCAGATCTGCACGGTGTTGCCGGAGAAGTACGACGCGAACGGCCGACCGCTCGTGTCGAGCGTCGACGCCCCCACCGGGGCGTCACCCGTGAAGCCGAGGACCTCGGTGTCGAACGTCCCGATCTGCTGCGCGGCGCCCCGCTTCTGCAGGTCGATCCACACGTCGCCCGCGATCTCCTCGGAGAACCGGGTGCACCGCTGGCACAGGACGCACCGCTCGCGGTCGAGCAGGATCTGCGTCGAGACCGCGATCGGCTTGGGGAACGTGCGCTTGACGTCGACGAACCGGGTCGCGGCGCGCCCGTTGCTCATCGCCTGGTTCTGCAGGGGGCACTCGCCACCCTTGTCGCAGACGGGGCAGTCGAGCGGGTGGTTGATGAGCAGCAGCTCCATGACGCCGTGCTGGGCCTTGTCGGCCTCGGGCGACGTGTGCTGCGTCTTGACCTGCATGCCGGGTGTGGCCTGCAGCGTGCAGGACGCCTGCGGCTTCGGCATCTTCGCCAGGTTGCCGTCGCGCCCGGGGGCCCACACCTCGACCAGGCACTGGCGGCACGCACCGGCGGGCGCCAGCAGCGGGTGGTCGCAGAAGCGCGGGATCTGGATGCCCAGCTGCTCGGCGGCCCGGATGACGAGCGTGCCCTTCGGCACGGTCGTCTCGATCCCGTCCACGCTGAACGTGACGGTGTCCGACGGCTCCGCGGGCGCGGCCGGCGGTGCGGCCGGCACCAACGGCGTGGTCGACGAGCCCCTCGGGGTCGTGATGGTCATGCGTGCACCCCCGCCAGCTGCGTGCTGCGACGCGGCGTGTAGTCGAAGAGCGAGCTGCGCTCCGGCGGGAAGAGGACGTCGGCGGGCGTGTGCGTGCCCGCCTCGAACTCCTCCCGGAAGTACTGGATGGCGCTGGTCACCGGGCTGGTGGCGCCGTCCCCGAGCGCGCAGAACGCGCGGCCCAGGATGTTGTCGCACAGGTCCAGCAGCAGGTCGATGTCCGCCGTGGTGCCCTGACCCGCCTCGAGGCGGCCCATGATCTGCTCCAGCCAGAACGTGCCCTCGCGGCAGGGCGTGCACTTGCCGCACGACTCGTGCTTGTAGAACTGGATCCACCGCGACACGGCCTTCACGACGGACGTCGTCTCGTCGAAGATCTGCAGGGCGCGCGTGCCGAGCATGGACCCTGCGGCACCGACGGACTCGTAGTCCAGCGGCACGTCGAGGTGCTCCGCGGTGAAGATCGGCGTCGACGAGCCGCCGGGCGTCCAGAACTTCAGCTCGTGGCCCTCGCGCACGCCACCGGCCATGTCGAGCAGCTCGCGCAGCGTGATGCCCAGCGGCGCCTCGTACTGCCCGGGGCGCGTGACGTGTCCCGAGAGGGAGAACAGGCCGTGACCGGCCGAGCGCTCCGTGCCCATCGACGTGAACCAGTCGGCCCCGCCGACCAGGATCCCGGGCACCGACGCGACGGACTCGACGTTGTTCACGACCGTCGGCCGGGCGTACAGGCCCGCGACCGCGGGGAACGGCGGCTTGAGACGCGGCTGACCGCGCAGGCCCTCGAGCGAGTCGAGCAGCGCCGTCTCCTCACCGCAGATGTACGCGCCGGCGCCGGCGTGCACGGTGATCTCGAGGTCGAAGCCCGACCCGAGGATGTCGGTCCCCAGGTAACCGGCCTCGCGCGCCTCGCGCACGGCCTCGAGGAGCCGGCGGTAGACGTGCACGACCTCGCCGCGCACGTAGATGAACGCGTGGTGGCAGCCGATCGCGTAGGACGTGATGATCACGCCCTCGATGAGGTCCTGCGGGCTCGCCAGCATGAGCGGGATGTCCTTGCAGGTGCCCGGCTCGGACTCGTCGGCGTTGACCACGAGGTAGCGCGGTCCGCCGTCCGGCGCGGGCAGGAAGCCCCACTTCATGCCGGTCGGGAAGCCGGCGCCACCACGGCCGCGCAGGCCGGAGTCCTTGACGGCCGTCACGACGTCGGCAGGCGCCATGGTCAGCGCACGACGCAGACCGCGGTAGCCGCCGTCGGCCTCGTACCGGGCGAGCTTCCACGACCGGTCCGCGTCCCAGTGCGCGGACAGCACGGGGGTCAGGGTCGTCATCACGACTCCTTCGCGTCGTCGGACTTCTGCTTGCGCTGCTCGCCGGCGGGCGAGACGTCGGCAGGGGTCGTCTCCGGGCGCTCGGCGCTCGACTGCGCCTCGCCCGCGTCCGGCTCGCCGTGGGTGGCGCCCGTCGCGGTGGTGCGCTCGTCCGCGTCGAACGACGGGGCGGTCCAGCCCCGCTCCCGGGCCAGCACGGTGCCGCGCACCGTCGCCGGACCGGCGCCCACGCCCTCGTCGGCGCGCCCGTCGGGGAAGCCCGCCAGGACGCGGCTCATCTCCTTGAACGTGCAGACGCTCGACGCCCCGCGGGTCGGCGCGACGGGTGCGCCCTCGACCAGCCGGTCGACCACCTCGACGGCCGAGGCCGGCGTCTGGTTGTCGAAGAACTCCCAGTTGACCATCATCACCGGCGCGTAGTCGCAGGCCGCGTTGCACTCGATGCGCTCGAGCGTGACCGCGCCGTCCTCGGTCGTCTCGTCGTGACCGATCCCGAGGTGCTCGGAGAGCTCCTCCCAGATCGCGTCGCCGCCCATGACCGCGCACAGCGTGTTGGTGCACACCCCGACGGTGTAGGT
This window harbors:
- the nuoH gene encoding NADH-quinone oxidoreductase subunit NuoH, with the protein product MSVLATALGALPTAVGDGAVAPVVADFSQDVFWVWLLKAVAIIVFLLTSVLIAIWFERRVVGRMQLRPGPNVHGPFGLLQSLADAMKLLVKEDVTVKAADKLVYILAPMIAVLCSLLVFAVIPFGPEVSIFGVVTPLQLTDFSVAVLYILACAAVGVYGIVLGGWSSNSTYPLLGGVRSTAQVISYELAMGLSLVSVFIMAGSMSTSQIVDSQTQVWWFLPLLPAFVIYLISMVGETNRLPFDLPEAEGELVGGYTTEYSSMKFAWFFLAEYINMLNVSAVATTLFFGGWRAPWPISAINDGMFNTGWWPVLWFVAKVWLFMFVFVWIRGSVLRFRYDQFMKIGWKVLIPAALLWVVCVTFVQAARQLWDVDLRTLLFFLAGLVVVGLVASFLVPEKKPEPAPEPTGPQEFDPFENGYPVPPLPGQVLPPSPRAQRRLAATQPTDPSGPETPLEVRGG
- the nuoE gene encoding NADH-quinone oxidoreductase subunit NuoE, with amino-acid sequence MSVEHAGAAAPHEHGRVPGERHAVGYDEETRARLTADAQEIIARYPQARSALLPMLHLVQSEDGYVSPRGIAFCATTLGISTAEVSAVATFYTQYKRHPNGTYTVGVCTNTLCAVMGGDAIWEELSEHLGIGHDETTEDGAVTLERIECNAACDYAPVMMVNWEFFDNQTPASAVEVVDRLVEGAPVAPTRGASSVCTFKEMSRVLAGFPDGRADEGVGAGPATVRGTVLARERGWTAPSFDADERTTATGATHGEPDAGEAQSSAERPETTPADVSPAGEQRKQKSDDAKES
- a CDS encoding NADH-quinone oxidoreductase subunit G yields the protein MTITTPRGSSTTPLVPAAPPAAPAEPSDTVTFSVDGIETTVPKGTLVIRAAEQLGIQIPRFCDHPLLAPAGACRQCLVEVWAPGRDGNLAKMPKPQASCTLQATPGMQVKTQHTSPEADKAQHGVMELLLINHPLDCPVCDKGGECPLQNQAMSNGRAATRFVDVKRTFPKPIAVSTQILLDRERCVLCQRCTRFSEEIAGDVWIDLQKRGAAQQIGTFDTEVLGFTGDAPVGASTLDTSGRPFASYFSGNTVQICPVGALTSAAYRFRARPFDLVSAASIAEHDANGSAIRVDHRRGVVLRRLAGDDPAVNQEWVSDKDRFAFHWQSAPDRVTTPMVRRRLADGTRSELEPCSWTEALDTAAAGLRGATVGVLPGGRVTLEDAYAYSKLARTVLGTNDVDHRARPHSAEEETFLGYHVAGRTLQVTFGDLVAAPAVLCVGYEPEEEGGILFLRLRGSVVAGRTRVFSLAALASRGLERLDGTLLPAAPGTEPEVLDAITTGAQDVLGTTAEALAADGAVILVGERAATVPGALTAVLRLAERTGARVAWIPRRAGERGAVEAGTLPTLLPGGRPVSDASARVDVAAVWGVDDLPAAPGRSADEILAAAAAGQLGALLVGGVDPADHGDPVLARAALAAVPFLVSLEVRRSEVTDLADVVLPVAPPVEKAGTYVTWEGRPRPFAQVLTTTQLSDFRVLDRLADALGADLGLLTLADVHAELDQLGGWDGARVERPATGSDEPPAVPPGHAVLATWHQLLDAGRLQDGEPYLAGTAKQPVARVSPVTAQAAGVADGDDVAVSTDRGTITVPVQVTEMADHVVWLATNPRGAAVRDVLGAVGGTVVALAPVGRSDAPGVTAHADSGLTGDAAEAVAGVRVDEEERA
- the nuoF gene encoding NADH-quinone oxidoreductase subunit NuoF, which gives rise to MTTLTPVLSAHWDADRSWKLARYEADGGYRGLRRALTMAPADVVTAVKDSGLRGRGGAGFPTGMKWGFLPAPDGGPRYLVVNADESEPGTCKDIPLMLASPQDLIEGVIITSYAIGCHHAFIYVRGEVVHVYRRLLEAVREAREAGYLGTDILGSGFDLEITVHAGAGAYICGEETALLDSLEGLRGQPRLKPPFPAVAGLYARPTVVNNVESVASVPGILVGGADWFTSMGTERSAGHGLFSLSGHVTRPGQYEAPLGITLRELLDMAGGVREGHELKFWTPGGSSTPIFTAEHLDVPLDYESVGAAGSMLGTRALQIFDETTSVVKAVSRWIQFYKHESCGKCTPCREGTFWLEQIMGRLEAGQGTTADIDLLLDLCDNILGRAFCALGDGATSPVTSAIQYFREEFEAGTHTPADVLFPPERSSLFDYTPRRSTQLAGVHA